GACCGGTTTTTCCGCCACCGTAGAACCCTGCTGCTGATCGCGTTCGCGGTCGCCCTGGGGGTTCGCCTGCACGACCTCGCCGGGGTCGGGCTCGCCGAGGACGAGGTCAACAAGGTCAACGCCGTCCGCTCCTATCGCGCGGGGGACTTCACCGCCAACGCCGACCACCCCATGCTCATGAAGACCCTGATTCTCGGGGCCCGCCTCGCGGCCGACGCGTACAACGCCGGCCCCGCCGCCGGCCTGGGGCTGGCCCGCCTCCCGGAGGAGACCGTGGTCCGCCTGCCGAACGCGGTGTTCGGCGCCCTGACGGTTTTCGTCCTGTACCTCCTCGCGACGTCCTTCTTCAATTGGCGGGTCGGGATGATCTCCGCCTGGCTGTGGGCCACGGGAATCGACGCGGTTTTCATCAACCGGGTCGCCAAGGAAGACACCCTCCTGGTCTTCTTCATCCTGCTGGGGACCTGGCTCCACCGGCGCATGAAGCAGACGCCGGACGCCGAGGCTTCCCGGAAGCGCTGGTTCTACTACGGTTCCGCCGCCGCCTTCGGCGCCATGCTGGCCTCCAAGTACTTCCCGCACTACATCGGCCTGAACATGCTCTACTTCTGGTGGCACCGCAAGGCGGAGCCCTCCGCCTACCCCGCGGATGCCTTCGGCGGGAAGGAACTGCTCCGGTACCTCCTGGTCCTCGGCCTCGTCTTCCTCCTGCTCAACCCCGTCATCCTCAGCCCGGCGGTGATCCGCCACATCGCCCACTACACGGGGCAGGGCACCGTCACCCATCACGGCTACGTCATGATGGACACCCTCTACTACAACAACGTGGACCGGACGCCCTTCAACGGGACCCCCGGCTACTTCTACCTTCTCTTCCTGGGGGTGAAGGTCCCGCCCCTGGTCCTCCTGGCGGCGGCCGCCGGGCTCGCCCTCTGCCTGCGGCGGCGGCGCGAGGCGGGCCCCTTCCTGGTCCTGTTCCACCTGGCTTTCTGGCTGGCGCCCTACTCCCTGTTCGGGGTCAAGTTCATGCGCTACACCCTGAGCCTCATGCCGGTGGTCTACCTGCTGGCCGCCTGCGGGATCGAGGCGGTCCGCGAGCGCCTCGCGGCCTCGCTTCCGCCGAAGTTCAGCCGGCCCGCGTCCGCCCTGGTTCCCGTCGTGGTGCTGGCGTCGGCGCTCGGGGCGTTCACCTTCGCCCCGCCCTTCCATTCCCTGTACGTCAACGGGTTCGGCGGCGGGGCGTCCCGCGTGGGGTACTACTTCCCCCACGACGAGTTCTACGACCTGCAGTTGCGGGAGGCCATCCGGCAGACGGCGCGGGAAGCCCCGCCCGGCGGCGCCGTGTTCGCCGGGGAAACCCCCGCGGTGTTCCGCTACTACCTGGAGGGGGAGAACCGCCCCGACATCCGGGTGGTGAACCTGTCGGACCCCTCCTTCGCCCGCGGCCCCGAGCGGCATGTCTACGTCTTCCTCCAGCCGGGGCGGCGCTACTTCGAGAACGCCGAGTTCCACCGGGACCTCTGGCGTGACCCGTCCCGGCGAACCTCGGACTTCCCGGTGCGGGGCGTGTCGGCGGTCCGCGTCTTCCGGCTGGACTGGGAGGAATTTCTCCGCATCGCGGACCAGAGGAGCTACTTTGCGACGAATCATCGTCAACGCGGATGATTTCGGCTACAATACCGGCGTCAACGCCGGGGTCGTGGAGGCCGCCCGGGCCGGCGCCCTGACCAGCACGACGCTCATGGCGCCGTCCGCCGCCTTCGACGACGCCGTCAGGCGGGCGTCGGAGGTCCCCCGGCTGGGGGTCGGGTGCCACGTCTGCCTGGTGGGGACCCGGCCGGTCTCGCCCCCGGAGGCCATCCCCTCGCTGGTCGGGCGGGACGGCCGCTTCCTTCCCTCCCTCGGCGCCTTTGCCCGGCGATGTTTCGGGGGGGGGCTGCGCGAGGACGAGATGCGCCGGGAGGTGGAAGCCCAGGTGGAGAAGGTGATCCGGGCCGGCCATCCCCCCACGCACCTCGACGCGCACAAGCACGTCTTCGTCCTGGCGCGCGTTCACCGGGTCCTGTGCGGCGTCTGCCGCCGGTACGCCATCCCGGCCATGCGCAACCCGTATGACGCCGACCCGTTCCGCCTCCGGGCGCGGGCCGGCAATCCCCGCGCGTACACCCGGCAGTGGCTCCTGGGACGGCTCGTCCGGGTGACCCGCCGGGGTTTTTCCCGGCGGTGCGCCGAGGCCGGGCTCCGGACGCCGGACCGTTTCTTCGGCGTGGCGGCCACGGGGCTCTGGAGCCCCGCCTACCTGGACGGGGTCTTCGCGGAACTCGCGGACGGCGTGAACGAACTCATGGTTCACCCCGCGG
The sequence above is a segment of the Acidobacteriota bacterium genome. Coding sequences within it:
- a CDS encoding glycosyltransferase family 39 protein codes for the protein MQDRFFRHRRTLLLIAFAVALGVRLHDLAGVGLAEDEVNKVNAVRSYRAGDFTANADHPMLMKTLILGARLAADAYNAGPAAGLGLARLPEETVVRLPNAVFGALTVFVLYLLATSFFNWRVGMISAWLWATGIDAVFINRVAKEDTLLVFFILLGTWLHRRMKQTPDAEASRKRWFYYGSAAAFGAMLASKYFPHYIGLNMLYFWWHRKAEPSAYPADAFGGKELLRYLLVLGLVFLLLNPVILSPAVIRHIAHYTGQGTVTHHGYVMMDTLYYNNVDRTPFNGTPGYFYLLFLGVKVPPLVLLAAAAGLALCLRRRREAGPFLVLFHLAFWLAPYSLFGVKFMRYTLSLMPVVYLLAACGIEAVRERLAASLPPKFSRPASALVPVVVLASALGAFTFAPPFHSLYVNGFGGGASRVGYYFPHDEFYDLQLREAIRQTAREAPPGGAVFAGETPAVFRYYLEGENRPDIRVVNLSDPSFARGPERHVYVFLQPGRRYFENAEFHRDLWRDPSRRTSDFPVRGVSAVRVFRLDWEEFLRIADQRSYFATNHRQRG
- a CDS encoding ChbG/HpnK family deacetylase yields the protein MRRIIVNADDFGYNTGVNAGVVEAARAGALTSTTLMAPSAAFDDAVRRASEVPRLGVGCHVCLVGTRPVSPPEAIPSLVGRDGRFLPSLGAFARRCFGGGLREDEMRREVEAQVEKVIRAGHPPTHLDAHKHVFVLARVHRVLCGVCRRYAIPAMRNPYDADPFRLRARAGNPRAYTRQWLLGRLVRVTRRGFSRRCAEAGLRTPDRFFGVAATGLWSPAYLDGVFAELADGVNELMVHPAVMDESMRKSRSRLRESRGVELRLLLERVPGLAASRGVALTDYSIFAKKES